A portion of the Lysinibacillus timonensis genome contains these proteins:
- a CDS encoding transglutaminaseTgpA domain-containing protein — protein MKTKAFHIIELALYYIVVFFILQEWLIPIMQLTKTGHLGLILAFVGICLLISLLNIHFIISWIIKLGYIAWFIINVYTEESPISFEGLQFFSNEIQFNLITVFSGRWLEITDSFRTFLFFVLIWMLIYLIHHWVTVRKTIFYFLVLTIFFIATLDTFTEYDGSYAIVKVVLLGLIMTVFLYVKRLMILSGVQLRWYKYFSVMIPAILLIGITSVIAILLPKSEPQWPDPVPYIKAATGQGDGLDDGNGISKVGYGTNDSKLGGSFVADDTVVFMAYAESKQYWRVETKDLYTSKGWEQSISKPTESAYFDMEEEIQYSISSGPEENEQVAYIRQVLPFDFIFQPYGLKKVAVDESLNNLYGEVGIIMNTNSEKLYPYADNRILDLDNYSVEFSKPTYLYSELQSQPTEQIDSELFGRYLQLPDSLPQRVEELANEIVKDSVTPYQKARAIESYFSQNNFRYETENVAVPGEDEDYVDQFLFETKVGYCDNFSSSMVVLLRSVGIPARWVKGFVGGDIVNTNGEMKTYEITNNNAHSWVEAYIPDVGWVNFEPTIGFSNMRSIDYDIETDYSNEEMMLEENQNTPTLEEEEEKQQESIKQNGPNFFVRIIDMINKNHILFVIINLSILAAGILLLISRRKWLPKVYIKMNKKKVMDESSFETMFSQLLRVLELRGLKRHDEQTLQSFAKVVDHAFGTSDMSNIIRVYEQYIYSKEKKNIDFSKLKESWEYLINRSSS, from the coding sequence GTGAAAACAAAGGCATTCCATATAATCGAATTAGCGTTATATTACATTGTCGTTTTCTTTATTTTACAAGAGTGGTTAATTCCAATTATGCAGTTAACGAAAACAGGACACTTAGGATTGATCCTCGCGTTTGTTGGTATTTGCCTATTAATAAGTCTATTGAATATTCATTTTATTATTTCTTGGATTATTAAATTAGGGTATATTGCTTGGTTTATTATTAATGTCTATACAGAAGAGTCTCCCATTTCATTTGAAGGGTTACAATTTTTCTCGAATGAAATTCAATTCAATCTTATCACGGTTTTTAGTGGAAGATGGTTAGAAATAACGGACTCATTTAGAACTTTTTTGTTCTTTGTTTTGATATGGATGCTAATTTATTTAATTCACCATTGGGTTACCGTTAGGAAGACGATTTTCTACTTCTTAGTACTGACGATATTCTTTATTGCAACATTAGATACCTTTACTGAATATGATGGTTCATATGCAATAGTAAAGGTTGTTTTACTAGGTTTGATTATGACTGTTTTCCTATATGTGAAGAGATTAATGATTCTATCTGGTGTACAACTGCGGTGGTATAAATATTTTTCCGTCATGATACCTGCTATTCTATTGATAGGTATAACTAGCGTAATAGCAATACTTCTACCAAAATCAGAACCTCAGTGGCCAGATCCGGTTCCTTATATTAAAGCCGCTACGGGACAAGGGGATGGTTTGGATGATGGAAATGGTATATCGAAAGTGGGTTACGGCACAAACGACAGTAAACTAGGAGGATCATTTGTTGCGGACGATACAGTTGTTTTTATGGCATACGCAGAATCCAAGCAGTACTGGCGAGTTGAAACAAAAGATTTGTACACGTCAAAAGGTTGGGAACAGTCTATCTCTAAGCCTACTGAGTCTGCTTATTTTGATATGGAAGAGGAAATTCAATATTCGATCTCTTCAGGACCTGAAGAGAATGAGCAGGTTGCTTATATTAGGCAAGTCCTTCCCTTCGACTTTATATTTCAACCATATGGGTTGAAAAAGGTAGCTGTGGATGAGTCGTTGAATAATTTGTATGGTGAAGTTGGTATTATTATGAATACCAATTCTGAAAAGCTCTATCCATATGCGGATAATCGAATATTGGATCTAGATAATTATAGCGTTGAATTTAGTAAACCGACCTACCTATATAGTGAGTTGCAAAGTCAACCAACAGAACAAATTGACTCTGAGTTATTTGGGCGCTACTTACAGTTGCCGGATTCCTTACCTCAAAGGGTTGAAGAACTAGCGAATGAAATAGTTAAAGATTCGGTAACGCCTTATCAGAAGGCAAGGGCAATAGAAAGCTACTTTTCACAAAATAATTTTCGATATGAGACCGAAAATGTAGCGGTGCCAGGTGAAGATGAAGATTATGTAGACCAGTTTTTATTTGAAACAAAAGTAGGTTATTGTGATAATTTTTCATCTTCCATGGTCGTTCTATTACGTTCAGTCGGGATTCCTGCGAGATGGGTTAAAGGATTCGTTGGTGGTGATATAGTAAACACTAACGGAGAAATGAAAACGTATGAAATTACGAATAATAATGCCCACTCTTGGGTAGAAGCATATATTCCGGATGTTGGTTGGGTTAATTTTGAACCAACGATTGGTTTTTCTAATATGCGTTCAATTGATTACGATATTGAAACGGATTATTCAAATGAAGAAATGATGCTAGAAGAAAATCAGAATACTCCAACTCTAGAAGAGGAAGAGGAGAAACAGCAAGAATCAATAAAACAAAATGGTCCGAATTTCTTTGTGCGTATCATTGATATGATAAATAAAAATCATATATTATTCGTAATTATAAACCTTTCTATATTAGCGGCTGGGATATTATTGTTAATCTCTCGTAGAAAATGGTTGCCAAAGGTTTATATTAAGATGAATAAAAAGAAAGTAATGGACGAATCCTCCTTTGAGACAATGTTTAGTCAATTGTTAAGAGTGCTAGAATTAAGAGGTTTAAAACGACATGATGAACAGACATTGCAATCGTTTGCGAAAGTGGTGGATCATGCATTTGGTACGAGTGATATGTCTAATATTATTCGTGTTTATGAACAATATATTTACAGTAAAGAAAAAAAGAATATTGACTTCAGCAAGCTGAAAGAAAGTTGGGAATATTTAATCAATCGTAGTAGCAGTTGA
- a CDS encoding DUF58 domain-containing protein, whose amino-acid sequence MKKVRPIFRRVSRFILIILLMVTTFCYAMFQGGFVSWFLFYALIPFLIYSFFFSFLPINIQNVRRDIKPTTLERGDTARITVHFQNKSWVPILFMTVNEIGMGQQFYEKVNGQASNIFFVGWRRNFEWSYEIPNLNRGKLAFQGLEFSFTDFFGWTTRRKEIKEIQNFVVYPNVKNIKYQPIQMQFDNGGIASNVSIMKDTSMVTGVRDYQAGDRFSWIHWKSFAKNETLRTKEFEDRTSQHIFLCMDRTSFHHFEDVVDLTASILQSVVKSQGDISFISYGLTRSYFPNIKTQSQYRKVLQHLATVLPDANEPIYTLLTKELRNLSSSTLLLITSNFTEEMAYFFSNSTNLMRGAICFVVSEENQIVKRNHPNIKVISISKSQFQNAFTEVLKP is encoded by the coding sequence ATGAAAAAGGTTAGACCGATCTTTAGAAGGGTTAGTCGATTTATCCTCATCATTTTGTTAATGGTCACTACATTTTGTTATGCAATGTTTCAAGGTGGATTCGTAAGTTGGTTTCTTTTTTATGCACTAATTCCTTTCTTAATCTATTCATTCTTTTTTTCTTTTCTCCCTATTAACATTCAAAATGTACGTAGAGATATAAAACCTACAACACTTGAAAGGGGAGACACTGCTCGTATTACGGTTCATTTTCAGAATAAGTCGTGGGTCCCTATCCTCTTTATGACAGTCAATGAAATTGGGATGGGGCAACAATTTTACGAAAAGGTGAATGGTCAAGCGAGTAATATTTTTTTCGTAGGATGGAGACGTAATTTTGAATGGTCGTATGAAATACCAAATTTAAATAGAGGAAAGTTAGCATTTCAAGGGCTTGAATTTTCATTTACAGATTTTTTTGGTTGGACAACACGCCGTAAAGAAATTAAAGAGATTCAAAATTTCGTAGTATATCCAAATGTGAAGAATATAAAATATCAGCCCATTCAAATGCAATTTGATAACGGTGGCATTGCATCGAATGTTTCGATAATGAAAGATACCTCTATGGTAACAGGTGTTAGGGATTACCAAGCAGGAGACCGCTTCTCTTGGATACATTGGAAATCCTTTGCCAAAAACGAGACATTACGCACAAAGGAATTTGAGGACCGTACATCACAGCATATATTTTTGTGTATGGATCGAACATCGTTTCATCATTTCGAAGATGTGGTAGATTTAACGGCTTCTATTTTACAAAGTGTTGTAAAAAGTCAAGGGGATATCTCTTTTATCTCTTATGGTTTAACTCGAAGTTATTTTCCTAACATTAAAACGCAAAGTCAATATCGAAAAGTCCTGCAGCACTTAGCCACTGTTCTACCAGATGCGAATGAACCGATATATACGCTTTTGACAAAAGAATTAAGAAATTTAAGTTCTTCAACTCTTTTATTGATTACTTCGAATTTTACAGAGGAAATGGCTTATTTCTTTTCAAATAGTACGAATTTAATGCGAGGGGCTATTTGTTTTGTTGTGTCGGAGGAAAATCAGATTGTTAAAAGGAATCACCCGAATATAAAAGTAATTTCAATATCCAAATCACAATTCCAAAATGCTTTCACGGAGGTGTTGAAACCGTGA
- a CDS encoding MoxR family ATPase has translation MHNKIEAIIGNIEKVMIGKREVAQLSVVAMLAGGHVLLEDVPGVGKTMMVRALAKSIGAQFKRIQFTPDLLPSDVIGVSIYNPKTLQFEFRPGPILGNIVLADEINRTSPKTQSALLESMEEASISIDGETIQIPKPFFVMATQNPIEYEGTYPLPEAQLDRFMLKVRMGYPSPQEEVEVLRRAENKEPIVTLESIVSLDGLLALQEEVKNVYVEDSVKSYIVQIARATRKVSEIYLGVSPRASIALMKAAQAYAKMQDRDYVTPDDVQYLAPYVFAHRMILRPEARYEGITQEAVLHRIMNKSVVPIKRFAEK, from the coding sequence ATGCATAATAAAATAGAAGCAATAATTGGAAATATCGAAAAGGTCATGATTGGCAAACGGGAAGTAGCGCAATTAAGCGTTGTTGCAATGCTTGCGGGTGGACATGTATTACTTGAAGATGTTCCTGGGGTAGGTAAAACGATGATGGTCCGTGCCCTAGCTAAATCGATTGGAGCGCAATTTAAACGTATTCAATTTACTCCTGATTTATTACCCTCTGATGTAATTGGTGTGTCAATCTATAATCCTAAAACATTACAATTTGAATTTCGGCCAGGTCCGATATTGGGAAATATCGTATTAGCCGATGAAATCAATAGAACTTCACCTAAAACACAATCCGCATTGTTGGAAAGTATGGAAGAAGCTTCAATTTCAATTGATGGTGAGACAATTCAAATACCAAAACCGTTTTTTGTTATGGCTACACAAAACCCGATTGAATATGAAGGAACATATCCATTACCAGAGGCGCAGCTTGATCGATTCATGCTGAAAGTTAGAATGGGTTACCCATCTCCTCAAGAGGAAGTGGAAGTCCTACGGCGTGCAGAAAATAAAGAACCAATTGTTACGCTAGAATCTATTGTTTCGTTAGATGGATTATTAGCTTTACAAGAAGAAGTGAAAAATGTTTATGTAGAAGATTCTGTGAAAAGTTATATAGTGCAAATTGCAAGAGCTACTAGAAAAGTAAGTGAAATATATCTTGGCGTTAGTCCTCGTGCATCCATTGCCCTAATGAAAGCTGCACAAGCCTATGCTAAAATGCAAGATCGAGATTACGTCACACCAGATGATGTTCAATATTTAGCGCCATATGTATTTGCTCATCGAATGATCTTAAGACCTGAAGCGAGATATGAGGGTATCACACAAGAAGCAGTTCTACATCGCATAATGAACAAATCGGTTGTACCAATCAAAAGGTTTGCAGAAAAATGA
- the nadE gene encoding ammonia-dependent NAD(+) synthetase — protein MGDLQKRIIAELKVIPKISPEEEVRKSVAFLKEYAKKHSFLKGYVIAISGGQDSTLTGKLIQMAVDELNEEVGEHKYSTLAVRLPYGIQADEQDAQDAIKFINPTKVYTVNIKPAVDASVKSLEEAGVDLSDFAKGNEKARERMKVQYSIAAMNNAVVVGTDHAAEAITGFYTKYGDGGVDLTPIFRLNKRQGREILAHLDCPEHLFLKTPTADLEEKRPALPDETALGVTYEVIDDYLEGKEVSVKAREIIEGHYLKSQHKRHMPITIFDDFWK, from the coding sequence ATGGGTGACTTGCAGAAAAGAATTATTGCGGAATTGAAAGTAATACCTAAAATTAGTCCTGAAGAAGAGGTGCGTAAATCCGTTGCCTTTTTAAAGGAGTATGCAAAAAAACATTCCTTCTTAAAAGGTTATGTGATCGCAATAAGTGGTGGCCAAGACTCTACACTAACTGGGAAATTGATACAAATGGCTGTTGATGAACTTAATGAAGAAGTAGGGGAGCATAAGTATTCAACTTTAGCTGTTCGACTTCCTTACGGCATACAAGCTGACGAGCAAGATGCTCAAGATGCGATCAAATTCATTAATCCTACTAAGGTGTATACTGTCAATATAAAACCTGCAGTTGATGCAAGTGTCAAATCACTTGAAGAGGCGGGAGTAGATTTAAGTGATTTTGCTAAAGGAAATGAAAAAGCACGTGAGCGAATGAAAGTTCAGTATTCCATTGCGGCTATGAATAATGCGGTCGTTGTAGGAACTGATCATGCGGCTGAAGCGATTACTGGATTTTACACAAAGTATGGCGATGGAGGAGTGGATTTAACACCAATCTTCCGTCTAAATAAAAGGCAAGGTAGAGAAATATTAGCTCATTTAGATTGTCCTGAACACCTCTTCTTGAAGACGCCAACTGCTGATTTAGAAGAAAAACGACCAGCCCTTCCTGACGAGACTGCATTAGGCGTTACCTATGAAGTAATTGATGATTACTTAGAAGGTAAAGAAGTGTCGGTGAAAGCACGCGAAATTATCGAAGGTCACTATTTAAAATCACAGCACAAACGTCATATGCCAATTACAATTTTTGATGATTTTTGGAAATAG
- a CDS encoding nicotinate phosphoribosyltransferase, protein MKSNYADDSLTLHTDLYQINMAESYWADGTHNRKAVFELYFRKLPFGNGYAIFAGLERMLNYLKNFRFTETDLHYLQNEVGYQEDFINYLRDLRFTGTVYSMVEGEVVFANEPLVRIEAPLVEAQLIETALLNIVNFQTLIATKASRIKQIIKQESAAEFGARRAQEMDAAIWGARAAVIGGFDSTSNVRAGKLFNIPISGTHAHALVQAYKSEYDAFHAYAKRHKDCVFLVDTYNTLKSGVPNAIRVAKELGDKINFIGIRLDSGDISFLSKEARRMLDEAGFPNAKIIVSNDLDEYTILNLKAQGAKVDSWGIGTKLITAYDQPALGAVYKLVSIENSRGEMEDTIKITANAEKVTTPGLKKVYRIINLENGKAEGDYITMEDEDPQAEERIKMFHPIHTFISKFVTNFTAELLHQKVIDQGEIIYESPSVLTMKKYAADRLNLLWDEYKRSLNPEEYPVDLSQKCWDNKMENIQEVRKMVDDMENL, encoded by the coding sequence ATGAAATCAAATTACGCAGACGATAGCTTAACATTACACACAGATCTGTACCAAATTAATATGGCTGAAAGCTATTGGGCTGATGGTACTCATAATCGTAAAGCAGTGTTTGAGTTGTATTTCCGTAAATTACCATTTGGTAATGGTTATGCGATATTTGCTGGATTAGAACGCATGCTAAATTATTTAAAGAATTTTAGATTTACTGAAACGGATTTACATTATTTACAAAACGAAGTAGGTTATCAAGAAGACTTCATTAACTATTTAAGAGATCTACGCTTTACAGGTACTGTATATTCGATGGTTGAAGGGGAAGTTGTATTTGCTAATGAACCGCTTGTACGTATTGAAGCGCCATTAGTTGAAGCGCAGTTAATTGAAACTGCTTTATTAAATATTGTTAACTTTCAAACATTAATTGCAACAAAGGCAAGTCGAATTAAACAAATTATTAAACAAGAGAGTGCGGCGGAGTTTGGTGCTAGACGTGCGCAGGAAATGGATGCTGCTATATGGGGTGCACGAGCGGCAGTTATTGGTGGTTTCGACTCTACTTCAAACGTGCGAGCAGGGAAATTATTCAATATTCCCATTTCGGGAACGCATGCACACGCTTTAGTGCAAGCGTATAAAAGTGAGTATGACGCATTTCATGCTTATGCAAAACGCCATAAAGACTGTGTATTTTTAGTTGATACTTACAATACGTTGAAATCGGGTGTACCTAATGCGATTCGAGTTGCAAAAGAACTTGGTGACAAAATTAATTTCATTGGAATTCGATTAGATAGTGGGGATATTTCTTTTTTAAGCAAAGAAGCTAGACGTATGCTAGATGAAGCGGGTTTCCCAAATGCAAAAATAATCGTATCAAACGACTTGGATGAATACACGATACTTAATTTAAAAGCTCAAGGTGCGAAGGTTGATTCTTGGGGTATTGGAACAAAACTTATAACTGCTTATGATCAACCAGCCTTAGGAGCTGTTTATAAATTGGTTTCAATTGAAAATAGTCGTGGTGAAATGGAAGATACAATCAAAATTACAGCAAATGCCGAAAAAGTAACGACACCCGGTTTGAAAAAGGTGTATCGTATTATTAATCTTGAAAATGGTAAGGCGGAAGGTGACTATATTACGATGGAGGATGAAGATCCTCAAGCAGAAGAACGGATTAAAATGTTCCATCCAATTCATACCTTCATTTCAAAGTTTGTAACGAACTTTACAGCAGAATTACTGCATCAAAAAGTGATAGATCAAGGTGAAATCATTTACGAAAGTCCTTCTGTATTAACTATGAAGAAATATGCTGCTGACAGACTAAATTTATTATGGGATGAATATAAACGTTCACTTAACCCAGAGGAATATCCTGTGGATCTAAGTCAAAAATGCTGGGATAATAAAATGGAGAATATTCAAGAAGTACGTAAAATGGTAGATGATATGGAAAATCTTTAA
- a CDS encoding phosphate ABC transporter ATP-binding protein: MSPTIEEAIRFQNVIYHRDGHSILNHISGAIYKGKITTLVGPSGAGKTTLLKLCNELISPSSGEIYINSKLITSYEPTFLRRNVGIVLQNAPIIRGTVFENLSLPRKLQKEKLLKDEALNYLKIVGLDPQFLNHQVTELSGGQKQKLSIARTLINRSEILLLDEITSALDPLSRNEIEQLILKINKKYSVTIVWITHNIQQAKDLGDYSWFMMNGQLIRSGKTSILSDTTNMDIKQFVEGKLTSL; this comes from the coding sequence ATGTCGCCAACAATAGAAGAAGCAATCAGGTTTCAGAATGTCATTTATCACAGGGACGGACATTCGATATTAAATCATATTTCAGGAGCAATTTATAAAGGGAAAATTACTACACTTGTAGGCCCTTCTGGAGCTGGTAAAACAACACTTTTAAAGTTATGTAATGAATTAATTTCACCTTCTTCAGGGGAAATTTACATAAACAGCAAGTTAATTACTTCTTATGAACCAACATTTCTAAGACGTAATGTAGGAATTGTATTACAAAATGCTCCCATAATTCGTGGTACTGTTTTCGAAAATTTATCATTACCTCGAAAACTACAAAAAGAGAAATTACTTAAAGATGAGGCTTTAAACTATTTAAAAATTGTCGGCTTAGATCCGCAATTCTTAAACCATCAAGTAACCGAACTATCCGGTGGACAAAAGCAGAAATTATCAATTGCACGAACCTTAATAAATCGTTCTGAAATATTATTATTAGACGAAATTACATCCGCTCTAGATCCATTGTCTCGAAATGAAATAGAACAACTTATTTTAAAAATAAATAAAAAATATAGCGTAACAATTGTTTGGATTACACATAATATACAACAAGCAAAAGACCTTGGGGATTACAGTTGGTTTATGATGAATGGACAACTTATAAGGAGTGGAAAAACATCCATTCTATCCGATACAACAAATATGGATATTAAACAGTTTGTTGAAGGGAAATTGACGTCATTATGA
- the fetB gene encoding iron export ABC transporter permease subunit FetB, with protein MTYTSLTLTLLFVLIPLILSKTLNLGLEKDTVIATVRSIIQLLAVGYVLKFVFDSNSVIYIFLMITLMIIAATLNARKKGKRIKGITWKIAVTLITVEIVTQSILLGLQIVPATAQYIIPISGMLIGNSMVLSILFLNRFTAEIESNEEAIELILSLGGTPKQAIHLQLRNAIRASMIPTIESQKTIGLVQLPGMMSGQIIGGADPVVAVQFQILIIFALLTTAALSSILVGILSYPSLFNERLQLIIK; from the coding sequence ATGACCTACACTTCACTTACTCTCACACTATTATTTGTACTAATCCCCCTCATATTGTCTAAAACATTAAATTTAGGTCTTGAAAAAGATACAGTTATTGCTACAGTACGGTCAATTATTCAATTGTTAGCAGTAGGTTATGTATTAAAATTTGTATTTGATTCGAATAGCGTTATTTATATTTTCTTAATGATTACTTTAATGATCATTGCGGCAACATTGAATGCTCGTAAAAAAGGAAAACGAATTAAAGGGATTACTTGGAAAATCGCTGTTACACTGATTACAGTTGAAATCGTTACTCAAAGTATATTGCTTGGGTTACAGATTGTACCAGCAACAGCACAATATATTATTCCAATAAGCGGAATGCTGATCGGGAACTCAATGGTTCTTTCAATCTTATTTTTAAATCGTTTTACTGCCGAGATAGAGTCTAATGAAGAAGCAATTGAACTGATTTTGTCTTTAGGTGGCACTCCGAAACAGGCTATTCATTTACAGCTACGAAATGCAATTCGTGCTAGTATGATTCCAACAATTGAGAGTCAAAAAACAATTGGTCTCGTTCAGTTACCAGGTATGATGAGCGGCCAGATTATCGGTGGGGCAGACCCTGTTGTTGCAGTTCAATTTCAAATTTTGATTATTTTCGCATTACTAACAACCGCTGCCTTATCAAGTATTTTAGTTGGAATATTATCTTATCCATCTTTATTCAACGAAAGGTTACAGCTAATCATTAAATAA